From the Oryzias latipes chromosome 22, ASM223467v1 genome, one window contains:
- the s100pbp gene encoding S100P-binding protein isoform X1 — translation MEKYLQSNSLIPPPDEHLKPLSVCSRTVTCNQKGGPLPPKPRQFNHLQIKVQLENNLAKKRKLDDCGVDPDYRSPKIKAISPNAFSPDLGCFMDYSSPAGWDSMSTCTPSPPELYEKTQAPVRDLREVLDSPLHVKHVDLRCTLDSKSLSLASDFDNDVDDIFCLNPLSQDEQKKLLPVSSNVADEGCPAETESEQQLHQEAQLCPQRLSFLDDDLRESLSQPLAEPVTSTVTCLEEAVQEGLDIGAPRFESSVCEGSPAAEHRNLVSKVQEDSFFVDDFSATGDSLWETTLPLQVQVKSKVVVPNKLTSQPSSTLKDSYGRLNRPKVYSRKSEWEHQSRQYVYSVTSHMMENQGTTRGVMTELLDLMTSVSGQSGAHGARWQHPADLTCRNYQRRFNKDTPLMSLCDWQRKNQLTYKRFFKIPKIFKRCSTEH, via the exons ATGGAGAAATACTTGCAGTCAAACAGTCTCATTCCACCACCAGACGAGCACCTGAAACCTCTCTCAGTCTGTTCCAGAACGGTTACTTGCAATCAGAAGGGCGGCCCACTCCCACCGAAGCCCAGACAGTTTAATCATTTACAAATCAAGGTGCAGCTGGAGAACAATTTGGCAAAAAAACGCAAATTGGACGATTGCGGTGTGGACCCAGACTACAGAAGTCCCAAGATAAAGGCAATAAGTCCAAATGCATTTTCTCCAGACCTCGGTTGCTTCATGGACTACTCCAGCCCTGCAGGATGGGATTCAATGTCCACTtgtaccccctccccccccgagCTGTATGAAAAAACACAGGCTCCAGTGAGAGATCTCCGAGAAGTTCTTGACTCTCCACTGCACGTGAAGCACGTGGACCTCAGGTGCACGCTGGATTCCAAATCTCTGAGTCTTGCGTCTGATTTTGACAATGATGTCGATGACATCTTCTGTCTTAATCCATTGAGCCAGGACGAGCAGAAGAAGCTTCTTCCTGTCTCATCTAATGTTGCTGATGAGGGATGTCCGGCTGAAACCGAGTCTGAGCAGCAGCTTCACCAAGAAGCCCAGCTGTGTCCGCAGCGCTTATCCTTTCTAGACGACGATTTGAGAGAAAGCCTCAGTCAGCCTTTAGCAGAGCCGGTGACTTCTACTGTTACCTGCTTGGAAGAAGCTGTTCAAGAAGGCTTGGATATCGGAGCGCCAAGATTTGAGTCATCGGTTTGTGAGGGAAGTCCTGCAGCGGAGCACAGGAACCTGGTGTCCAAAGTCCAAGAGGATTCGTTTTTTGTTGACGATTTCAGCGCCACAGGTGACTCCCTCTGGGAGACAACGCTGCCCCTGCAGGTCCAG GTGAAGTCCAAAGTGGTGGTGCCAAACAAGCTGACATCTCAACCCAGCAGTACTTTAAAGGACTCCTATGGACGACTAAACAG GCCAAAAGTCTACAGCAGAAAGTCGGAGTGGGAGCATCAGAGTCGACAGTATGTCTACTCTGTGACCAGTCACATGATGGAGAATCAAGGAACAACTCGAG GAGTGATGACTGAGCTTCTGGACCTGATGACCAGCGTGTCGGGACAGAGCGGCGCCCACGGCGCCCGGTGGCAGCACCCCGCAGACCTCACCTGCAG GAACTATCAACGGCGGTTTAATAAGGACACGCCCCTGATGAGCCTCTGTGACTGGCAGCGGAAGAACCAGCTCACCTACAAGCGCTTCTTCAAAATTCCCAAAATCTTTAAACGATGTTCAACGGAGCACTAA
- the s100pbp gene encoding S100P-binding protein isoform X2: MEKYLQSNSLIPPPDEHLKPLSVCSRTVTCNQKGGPLPPKPRQFNHLQIKVQLENNLAKKRKLDDCGVDPDYRSPKIKAISPNAFSPDLGCFMDYSSPAGWDSMSTCTPSPPELYEKTQAPVRDLREVLDSPLHVKHVDLRCTLDSKSLSLASDFDNDVDDIFCLNPLSQDEQKKLLPVSSNVADEGCPAETESEQQLHQEAQLCPQRLSFLDDDLRESLSQPLAEPVTSTVTCLEEAVQEGLDIGAPRFESSVCEGSPAAEHRNLVSKVQEDSFFVDDFSATGDSLWETTLPLQVQVKSKVVVPNKLTSQPSSTLKDSYGRLNRPKVYSRKSEWEHQSRQYVYSVTSHMMENQGTTRVMTELLDLMTSVSGQSGAHGARWQHPADLTCRNYQRRFNKDTPLMSLCDWQRKNQLTYKRFFKIPKIFKRCSTEH, translated from the exons ATGGAGAAATACTTGCAGTCAAACAGTCTCATTCCACCACCAGACGAGCACCTGAAACCTCTCTCAGTCTGTTCCAGAACGGTTACTTGCAATCAGAAGGGCGGCCCACTCCCACCGAAGCCCAGACAGTTTAATCATTTACAAATCAAGGTGCAGCTGGAGAACAATTTGGCAAAAAAACGCAAATTGGACGATTGCGGTGTGGACCCAGACTACAGAAGTCCCAAGATAAAGGCAATAAGTCCAAATGCATTTTCTCCAGACCTCGGTTGCTTCATGGACTACTCCAGCCCTGCAGGATGGGATTCAATGTCCACTtgtaccccctccccccccgagCTGTATGAAAAAACACAGGCTCCAGTGAGAGATCTCCGAGAAGTTCTTGACTCTCCACTGCACGTGAAGCACGTGGACCTCAGGTGCACGCTGGATTCCAAATCTCTGAGTCTTGCGTCTGATTTTGACAATGATGTCGATGACATCTTCTGTCTTAATCCATTGAGCCAGGACGAGCAGAAGAAGCTTCTTCCTGTCTCATCTAATGTTGCTGATGAGGGATGTCCGGCTGAAACCGAGTCTGAGCAGCAGCTTCACCAAGAAGCCCAGCTGTGTCCGCAGCGCTTATCCTTTCTAGACGACGATTTGAGAGAAAGCCTCAGTCAGCCTTTAGCAGAGCCGGTGACTTCTACTGTTACCTGCTTGGAAGAAGCTGTTCAAGAAGGCTTGGATATCGGAGCGCCAAGATTTGAGTCATCGGTTTGTGAGGGAAGTCCTGCAGCGGAGCACAGGAACCTGGTGTCCAAAGTCCAAGAGGATTCGTTTTTTGTTGACGATTTCAGCGCCACAGGTGACTCCCTCTGGGAGACAACGCTGCCCCTGCAGGTCCAG GTGAAGTCCAAAGTGGTGGTGCCAAACAAGCTGACATCTCAACCCAGCAGTACTTTAAAGGACTCCTATGGACGACTAAACAG GCCAAAAGTCTACAGCAGAAAGTCGGAGTGGGAGCATCAGAGTCGACAGTATGTCTACTCTGTGACCAGTCACATGATGGAGAATCAAGGAACAACTCGAG TGATGACTGAGCTTCTGGACCTGATGACCAGCGTGTCGGGACAGAGCGGCGCCCACGGCGCCCGGTGGCAGCACCCCGCAGACCTCACCTGCAG GAACTATCAACGGCGGTTTAATAAGGACACGCCCCTGATGAGCCTCTGTGACTGGCAGCGGAAGAACCAGCTCACCTACAAGCGCTTCTTCAAAATTCCCAAAATCTTTAAACGATGTTCAACGGAGCACTAA
- the s100pbp gene encoding S100P-binding protein isoform X3 → MEKYLQSNSLIPPPDEHLKPLSVCSRTVTCNQKGGPLPPKPRQFNHLQIKVQLENNLAKKRKLDDCGVDPDYRSPKIKAISPNAFSPDLGCFMDYSSPAGWDSMSTCTPSPPELYEKTQAPVRDLREVLDSPLHVKHVDLRCTLDSKSLSLASDFDNDVDDIFCLNPLSQDEQKKLLPVSSNVADEGCPAETESEQQLHQEAQLCPQRLSFLDDDLRESLSQPLAEPVTSTVTCLEEAVQEGLDIGAPRFESSVCEGSPAAEHRNLVSKVQEDSFFVDDFSATGDSLWETTLPLQVQVKSKVVVPNKLTSQPSSTLKDSYGRLNRPKVYSRKSEWEHQSRQYVYSVTSHMMENQGTTRGFCWRTKEFKSEIPVFGPNHLHTRKKDLLFYNV, encoded by the exons ATGGAGAAATACTTGCAGTCAAACAGTCTCATTCCACCACCAGACGAGCACCTGAAACCTCTCTCAGTCTGTTCCAGAACGGTTACTTGCAATCAGAAGGGCGGCCCACTCCCACCGAAGCCCAGACAGTTTAATCATTTACAAATCAAGGTGCAGCTGGAGAACAATTTGGCAAAAAAACGCAAATTGGACGATTGCGGTGTGGACCCAGACTACAGAAGTCCCAAGATAAAGGCAATAAGTCCAAATGCATTTTCTCCAGACCTCGGTTGCTTCATGGACTACTCCAGCCCTGCAGGATGGGATTCAATGTCCACTtgtaccccctccccccccgagCTGTATGAAAAAACACAGGCTCCAGTGAGAGATCTCCGAGAAGTTCTTGACTCTCCACTGCACGTGAAGCACGTGGACCTCAGGTGCACGCTGGATTCCAAATCTCTGAGTCTTGCGTCTGATTTTGACAATGATGTCGATGACATCTTCTGTCTTAATCCATTGAGCCAGGACGAGCAGAAGAAGCTTCTTCCTGTCTCATCTAATGTTGCTGATGAGGGATGTCCGGCTGAAACCGAGTCTGAGCAGCAGCTTCACCAAGAAGCCCAGCTGTGTCCGCAGCGCTTATCCTTTCTAGACGACGATTTGAGAGAAAGCCTCAGTCAGCCTTTAGCAGAGCCGGTGACTTCTACTGTTACCTGCTTGGAAGAAGCTGTTCAAGAAGGCTTGGATATCGGAGCGCCAAGATTTGAGTCATCGGTTTGTGAGGGAAGTCCTGCAGCGGAGCACAGGAACCTGGTGTCCAAAGTCCAAGAGGATTCGTTTTTTGTTGACGATTTCAGCGCCACAGGTGACTCCCTCTGGGAGACAACGCTGCCCCTGCAGGTCCAG GTGAAGTCCAAAGTGGTGGTGCCAAACAAGCTGACATCTCAACCCAGCAGTACTTTAAAGGACTCCTATGGACGACTAAACAG GCCAAAAGTCTACAGCAGAAAGTCGGAGTGGGAGCATCAGAGTCGACAGTATGTCTACTCTGTGACCAGTCACATGATGGAGAATCAAGGAACAACTCGAG gtttttgTTGGAGAACAAAGGAGTTTAAGTCAGAGATTCCAGTGTTTGGTCCAAATCATCTTCATACAAGAAAGAAAGACCTGCTTTTTTATAATGTCTGA
- the fndc5 gene encoding fibronectin type III domain-containing protein 5 isoform X4, whose translation MERFVLLVLGCLGVSRVTADSLSPPVNVTIKEVKANFAVVSWDIPEGDPVIGFAITQQKKDVHMLRFIQEVNTTTRSCALWDLEEETDYIVHVQFISMSGTSPLSEPILFRTPKEAETQASKSKDEVTMEEVGQSSQLRAGELIIIVVVLIMWAGVIALFCRQYDIIKDNEPNNNKDKAKNSSECSTPEHPTGGLLRSKQFPKNNNNNNRMPSVNIIEV comes from the exons aCAGCCTGTCGCCGCCCGTCAATGTGACCATCAAAGAGGTGAAAGCAAACTTTGCTGTGGTGTCATGGGACATCCCGGAGGGAGACCCTGTCATTGGCTTTGCCATCACACAGCAG AAGAAAGATGTGCACATGCTGCGATTCATCCAGGAAGTCAACACCACCACCCGCTCCTGTGCATTATGGGACTTGGAGGAGGAGACAGACTACATTGTGCACGTCCAGTTCATCAGCATGTCTGGGACAAGCCCGCTGAGCGAACCGATACTCTTCCGAACCCCGAAGGAGGCCGAGACTCAGGCCTCTAAGAGTAAAG ACGAGGTGACAATGGAGGAGGTGGGCCAGAGCAGCCAGCTGAGGGCGGGGGAGCTCATCATCATCGTGGTGGTGCTCATCATGTGGGCAG GTGTGATCGCCCTCTTCTGTCGCCAGTATGACATCATCAAAGACAACGAGCCCAACAACAACAAGGACAAAGCCAAAAACTCGTCCGAGTGCAGCACACCTGAGCACCCAACGGGGGGGTTGTTGCGCAGTAAG CAGTTccccaaaaacaacaacaacaacaacaggatGCCATCAGTCAACATCATTGAGGTGTGA